The following proteins are co-located in the Lepisosteus oculatus isolate fLepOcu1 chromosome 9, fLepOcu1.hap2, whole genome shotgun sequence genome:
- the LOC138241194 gene encoding galectin-1-like yields the protein MAELTLTNAVLKDGSIIKIKGNIPQDADRFSINLGSDSQNLAFHFNPRFQDNPDGGVIVCNSMSKGSWQAEGVIPVFPFKKGTDTELTVRVKSSMFEVECPENVKVEFPDRLHLPSLTYVFVYGNFNVTFFEIH from the exons ATGGCG GAACTAACACTGACGAATGCAGTCCTGAAAGATGGCAGCATCATCAAAATCAAAGGGAATATACCCCAAGATGCTGACAG ATTCAGTATTAACCTGGGGAGTGATTCGCAGAACCTGGCATTTCACTTCAACCCCCGTTTCCAAGACAACCCTGATGGAGGTGTAATTGTCTGCAACTCAATGTCAAAAGGGAGCTGGCAAGCAGAAGGCGTTATTCCAGTTTTCCCCTTCAAAAAGGGAACTGACACTGAG TTAACTGTAAGAGTGAAGAGCAGTATGTTTGAAGTGGAATGCCCTGAAAATGTGAAGGTGGAATTTCCTGACCGCTTGCATCTACCATCACTGACCTATGTATTTGTTTATGGGAACTTCAATGTCACCTTCTTTGAGATCCATTAA